From Solibacillus isronensis, the proteins below share one genomic window:
- a CDS encoding NUDIX hydrolase, protein MNKWKTLKSEYVHKSPFGNIRKDECELPNGIVIDDYYVNEYSDWVNAVVITKENEMVLVEQYRYAGNEFYLEVPAGKIEENETYEEAIIREVREETGFISESKPILLGEFMVNPATQNNKVITFLLLDAFKEFEQDLDDTEILTIKIMDFNEMTSLIRSKQINTQLFTAHAYTMAKMYLMEKQVTI, encoded by the coding sequence ATGAATAAATGGAAAACTTTAAAATCAGAGTATGTACATAAAAGTCCTTTCGGCAATATTCGAAAAGACGAATGCGAGCTTCCAAATGGTATTGTGATAGATGATTATTATGTAAACGAATATTCTGATTGGGTAAACGCCGTCGTTATAACTAAGGAAAACGAGATGGTCCTTGTTGAACAGTACCGTTATGCTGGCAATGAATTTTACCTTGAAGTCCCTGCTGGGAAAATAGAAGAAAATGAAACATACGAGGAAGCAATAATCCGGGAAGTAAGGGAAGAGACCGGTTTTATTTCAGAAAGCAAGCCTATTCTTTTGGGGGAATTCATGGTTAACCCGGCAACGCAAAATAACAAGGTAATTACTTTTCTCTTGCTAGATGCTTTTAAGGAATTTGAACAAGATTTAGACGATACTGAAATTCTTACTATTAAAATAATGGATTTTAATGAAATGACCAGTTTAATTAGGTCAAAACAGATTAACACACAACTGTTCACAGCGCATGCCTACACAATGGCTAAAATGTACCTTATGGAAAAACAAGTGACTATCTAA
- a CDS encoding NUDIX domain-containing protein, giving the protein MSHVRIRCTALIIENNSVLLVEYDDNGIHYNLPGGGLEPGETIIEGVAREVFEETTAEVEVGPLALIYEFPPHKQSGDYDENAKHGLHLIFECTLKNGSIPKLPEYPDPNQTAVKWIPIEKLDSILLLPNIIQQIKNYIDNRRNIELIEDYQLEKLLKVSQ; this is encoded by the coding sequence ATGTCACATGTAAGAATACGATGTACAGCATTGATCATCGAAAATAATTCGGTACTTTTAGTGGAGTATGATGATAATGGGATACATTACAATTTACCGGGTGGGGGACTTGAACCCGGGGAGACAATAATAGAGGGTGTCGCAAGAGAAGTGTTTGAAGAAACTACTGCAGAAGTTGAAGTTGGACCATTAGCATTAATTTATGAGTTTCCCCCACATAAGCAATCCGGTGATTATGATGAGAATGCCAAACATGGACTACACCTTATTTTTGAATGTACTTTAAAGAATGGTTCGATCCCCAAATTACCCGAATATCCAGATCCTAATCAAACGGCGGTGAAATGGATTCCTATAGAAAAATTGGATTCAATCTTGCTGCTGCCTAATATAATACAGCAAATAAAGAACTATATTGATAATAGAAGAAATATTGAATTGATTGAGGATTATCAGTT